The following proteins are co-located in the uncultured Draconibacterium sp. genome:
- a CDS encoding glycoside hydrolase family 88 protein, with the protein MKIVKIKIIISALFLGSILFLSCNSKQNQVQNQIPFSKTLNNIEQQLRFSEDIISSEISKSEKDLVSPRSVNENGSIRMVPAKDWCSGFYPGVFWEMAKLTGDDEWKEMAEKYTAPLEAEKWNGNTHDMGFKMFCSFGNGYLQTSDPVYRDILIQSAKTLVTRYNEKVGCIRSWDFNSDEWDFPVIIDNMMNLELLFWASSATGDSLFAQIAAKHAETTLKHHFRADNSCYHVVDYNPETGEVQHKQTHQGFSDESSWSRGQAWALYGYTMCYRETKNPVFLKQAEKVAAFIMDHKNMPDDKIPYWDFDAPNIPDEPRDASAAAVIASSLYELSTYSNSGNAFKNYANQITESLCSDTYLAKAGTNNGFILKHSTGSKPHNSEIDVPLIYADYYFVEALNRKNALSSLNDQKVD; encoded by the coding sequence ATGAAAATAGTAAAAATAAAAATAATCATATCTGCCTTGTTTTTGGGAAGCATTTTGTTCTTATCGTGCAATTCAAAACAAAATCAGGTGCAAAACCAGATTCCATTTTCCAAAACTCTAAATAACATAGAACAACAACTTCGTTTTTCGGAAGACATTATAAGTTCAGAAATAAGTAAATCTGAAAAGGACCTGGTTAGTCCGAGATCAGTAAATGAAAATGGGAGCATAAGAATGGTGCCTGCAAAAGATTGGTGCAGTGGTTTTTATCCCGGTGTGTTCTGGGAAATGGCAAAACTTACCGGAGATGATGAATGGAAAGAGATGGCCGAAAAATATACTGCGCCTTTGGAAGCGGAAAAATGGAATGGAAACACGCACGATATGGGATTTAAAATGTTTTGCAGTTTTGGAAACGGATATCTTCAAACCTCCGATCCTGTTTATCGCGACATTCTCATACAATCGGCAAAAACGCTTGTTACAAGGTACAACGAAAAGGTAGGTTGCATTCGTTCCTGGGATTTTAATTCCGATGAATGGGATTTTCCGGTTATTATCGACAACATGATGAATTTGGAATTGCTCTTTTGGGCTTCCTCTGCAACCGGCGATTCGCTGTTTGCTCAAATAGCTGCTAAACATGCCGAAACTACTTTGAAACATCATTTCCGGGCCGATAATTCCTGTTATCATGTGGTTGATTACAATCCTGAAACCGGTGAGGTGCAACACAAACAAACACATCAGGGATTCTCCGATGAAAGTTCATGGTCGCGTGGCCAGGCATGGGCATTGTACGGATACACCATGTGTTACAGGGAAACAAAAAATCCTGTTTTTTTGAAACAAGCCGAGAAAGTTGCCGCCTTTATTATGGATCATAAAAATATGCCTGATGACAAAATTCCTTACTGGGATTTTGATGCACCAAATATTCCGGATGAGCCCAGAGATGCTTCTGCTGCCGCTGTAATTGCTTCTTCGTTGTATGAGTTAAGTACTTATTCCAATAGTGGAAATGCCTTTAAAAATTATGCAAATCAAATTACAGAAAGTCTATGTTCAGATACTTATCTGGCTAAAGCAGGTACTAACAATGGTTTTATTCTGAAACATTCAACCGGTTCTAAACCACATAACAGCGAAATTGACGTTCCGCTCATTTATGCGGATTATTATTTTGTGGAGGCTTTAAACAGAAAGAATGCGCTTAGCAGTTTAAATGACCAGAAAGTAGACTAA